In Pseudovibrio brasiliensis, one DNA window encodes the following:
- a CDS encoding DUF3885 domain-containing protein, which yields MKRFIDEWKGYFGDLPPYSHYLRNVMPERWVRFHALPDAKRYAETPEEEAIVFDRGRILGNRILKEGQKCLFVEYFPNFEEYPLPYSHKLLDQFRLKYWFKWKYEEDPFGEQETIGFYGNEVRWFPEVYRCAFKDAAKDEERFLLMNRESSRILAPYDGGFDCFLLNEGEVKRLKSEFEEWLSPCSSGL from the coding sequence GTGAAAAGGTTCATTGATGAGTGGAAAGGCTATTTTGGGGACTTACCTCCCTACAGCCATTATCTCCGCAATGTGATGCCTGAAAGGTGGGTCAGGTTCCACGCCTTACCAGATGCCAAGCGCTATGCTGAGACACCGGAAGAAGAAGCAATCGTCTTTGATCGGGGCCGCATTCTGGGCAACCGGATCTTGAAGGAGGGGCAAAAATGCCTCTTCGTTGAGTACTTTCCCAACTTTGAAGAGTACCCTTTGCCTTATAGCCATAAACTGCTTGATCAGTTCCGGCTGAAATACTGGTTCAAATGGAAGTATGAGGAAGACCCGTTCGGTGAGCAGGAGACAATTGGATTCTATGGAAATGAAGTTCGGTGGTTTCCTGAGGTTTACCGGTGCGCCTTTAAAGATGCTGCAAAGGATGAAGAGCGCTTTTTGCTGATGAACCGCGAGAGCTCACGGATTCTGGCGCCTTATGATGGCGGTTTCGATTGCTTTCTACTGAATGAGGGAGAGGTGAAACGCCTTAAGTCTGAGTTTGAAGAATGGCTTTCTCCCTGTAGCTCTGGTCTATAG
- a CDS encoding gamma-glutamyl-gamma-aminobutyrate hydrolase family protein, whose product MTNNNGITTLPSAVAERRPIVGILANSSEEAGLTTQTIDDKYLTAAMQAVGAVPIILPTLLNEAELAHVLSLVDGVILTGDASNIQPSYYRRGGTVESHGPFDDKRDRAAFALIRATFAKNIPLLGICRGMQEMNVAFGGTIRNDLYENEAFALHRPIDYKLPPKQRYGAAHELCFEENGLLRDILGDGTHQVNSLHEQAVDTLGEGLMLDATSEDGVIEAFHHPEKEFFLGIQWHAEFEAVNNSVSTRIFAAFAEAMQCTERVKAFL is encoded by the coding sequence ATGACAAATAACAATGGCATCACCACTCTGCCGAGTGCGGTTGCTGAAAGAAGACCTATTGTCGGCATCCTGGCGAATTCCTCAGAAGAGGCCGGTCTGACAACGCAGACCATCGACGACAAGTACCTGACTGCCGCCATGCAGGCTGTAGGAGCCGTCCCAATCATTCTGCCAACACTGTTGAATGAGGCGGAACTGGCACATGTCCTTTCACTGGTGGACGGCGTCATTCTGACAGGTGATGCCTCCAACATTCAGCCTTCTTACTACCGCCGTGGTGGTACGGTTGAGAGCCATGGCCCGTTTGATGACAAACGAGACCGGGCCGCCTTTGCGCTGATCCGTGCCACGTTTGCAAAGAACATTCCGCTGCTTGGCATCTGCCGCGGCATGCAGGAGATGAACGTGGCTTTTGGCGGTACCATCCGTAATGATCTTTATGAAAACGAAGCCTTCGCGCTGCACCGCCCCATTGACTACAAGCTGCCACCAAAGCAGCGTTATGGTGCAGCTCATGAGCTTTGCTTTGAAGAGAACGGCCTCCTTCGTGACATCTTGGGTGATGGCACCCACCAGGTGAACTCACTTCATGAGCAAGCCGTGGACACGTTGGGTGAAGGCCTCATGCTGGATGCGACTTCTGAGGATGGGGTGATTGAAGCCTTCCACCATCCGGAAAAGGAGTTCTTCCTTGGCATTCAGTGGCATGCGGAGTTTGAGGCGGTAAACAATTCGGTATCAACGCGCATTTTTGCAGCCTTTGCTGAGGCGATGCAATGCACGGAACGGGTGAAGGCTTTTCTGTAA
- a CDS encoding alpha/beta fold hydrolase, producing the protein MRFIEAGVLNVAYMDVGPKSGVPAILLHGFPYDVHSYDEVSVILANRGFRCIVPYLRGYGPTQYLSPQTPRSGQQGALAFDLRSLMVALEIPQAILAGYDWGGRAACIAAALWPEKVRGLVSGGVAYNIQNIPAAYRPASPEDEHLWWYQYYFHTERGRNGLAENREDLSRLLWQQWSPTWEFSRRTFRETSESFDNPDFVDTVIHSYRHRFGLVEGDPAYEKIEVLLTGQPKINVPAIALLGADDGVSPPRQSRGHETNFNGYYDARVIDGVGHNLPQESPEAFAAAIIEIADRTEP; encoded by the coding sequence ATGAGATTTATTGAAGCCGGGGTGCTGAACGTTGCCTATATGGATGTGGGACCGAAATCAGGTGTTCCAGCCATCCTGCTCCACGGCTTTCCCTATGACGTGCACAGCTATGATGAAGTCTCTGTCATCCTCGCCAATCGCGGTTTCCGTTGCATTGTGCCTTACCTGCGCGGCTACGGTCCAACACAGTATCTTTCCCCTCAGACCCCACGCTCAGGCCAGCAAGGGGCACTGGCGTTTGACCTGCGCTCGCTGATGGTGGCACTGGAGATACCGCAAGCGATCCTTGCCGGATATGACTGGGGTGGCCGTGCGGCCTGCATCGCAGCGGCGCTGTGGCCGGAAAAGGTGAGAGGGCTGGTCAGCGGTGGTGTAGCCTACAACATCCAAAACATCCCAGCAGCCTATCGCCCGGCTTCGCCGGAAGATGAGCATCTGTGGTGGTATCAATACTACTTCCACACCGAGCGTGGGCGGAATGGCTTAGCAGAGAACCGGGAAGACCTGTCACGGTTGCTCTGGCAGCAGTGGTCCCCGACCTGGGAGTTCTCCCGCCGCACGTTTCGTGAAACCTCCGAGAGCTTCGATAACCCGGATTTCGTGGATACGGTGATCCATTCTTACCGTCATCGCTTTGGCCTCGTAGAGGGTGATCCAGCCTATGAGAAGATTGAGGTTCTGCTGACTGGGCAGCCTAAGATCAATGTGCCAGCCATTGCGCTGCTCGGCGCAGATGACGGTGTAAGCCCACCGCGCCAAAGCCGTGGACATGAAACCAACTTCAATGGCTATTATGATGCCCGTGTGATTGATGGCGTGGGTCACAACCTGCCTCAGGAAAGCCCGGAAGCGTTCGCGGCAGCGATCATTGAGATTGCGGACCGGACAGAGCCCTAA